A portion of the Rhodococcus pseudokoreensis genome contains these proteins:
- a CDS encoding hydantoinase B/oxoprolinase family protein, which yields MTVTTEPVAVQAVKPYRLTPVDGTTPDPVLVEIVAGYLASVEMEVETSISRTSRSPMIRDAHDFRAGIHDRNLRKLTGRSYSALVHPVARDFPLDTMKPGDVYFHNDVYLSEGGIGHLPDLCVTVPVFATRPGDTEPSVVAFVQAFGHHDDIGGCCPGSMPSGATTVYEEGLMVPPIKLWDQGVPNEAALRIMTRNSRMPDALAADLDAECSACLMGARRLTELFERYGCDTVEACFDAMMDATTETYRREILSKIPKGEYTWEDYAEHDGVDEPMLHRQRITLTKTGPEDEGGERLILDFNGTGPQAKGPINHCGDYADGNFLIKWLAPILRNLADSPERMAELDVNEGVVPLIEMKFPEKGTLITPIFPAPTNARTFVILRLLGVLAGVVAKAVDGNMPADQETIRYTGVYGEDFDGHSYLMREVLGGGSGGRHYADGEDTIHVVPDSRNLPTEFTESRFPFIVEKLGLAKDSGGAGRYRGGLGYEKHIRMLKDANFMSIADRSILSCWGVKGGKAGRPFSVVLDPGGPNEREFDALTDAEPIKAGEVVRIRTTGGGGWGDPLDRPIEEVVRDVLWGKVSAEGARADYGVVLTSSDGEPVVDADATEALREQMRDSRGLDEPFFDRGPGYERLSGGAKFAEFDFIDR from the coding sequence ATGACCGTCACCACCGAACCCGTTGCAGTGCAGGCGGTCAAGCCCTACCGGCTGACACCGGTCGACGGAACGACACCCGACCCGGTGCTCGTGGAGATCGTCGCCGGCTACCTCGCCAGCGTCGAGATGGAGGTCGAGACGTCCATCTCGCGGACCTCGCGCTCCCCGATGATCCGCGACGCGCACGACTTCCGCGCCGGCATCCACGACCGCAACCTCCGGAAGCTCACGGGCCGTTCGTATTCGGCGCTGGTGCATCCGGTGGCGCGGGACTTCCCGCTCGACACCATGAAGCCCGGCGACGTCTACTTCCACAACGACGTCTACCTGTCCGAAGGCGGCATCGGCCACCTCCCCGACCTCTGCGTCACCGTCCCGGTGTTCGCGACGCGGCCGGGCGACACGGAACCGTCCGTCGTCGCGTTCGTGCAGGCGTTCGGCCACCACGACGACATCGGCGGCTGCTGCCCGGGATCGATGCCGTCCGGCGCGACCACCGTGTACGAGGAGGGCCTGATGGTCCCGCCGATCAAGCTGTGGGATCAGGGTGTGCCCAACGAGGCCGCGCTGCGCATCATGACCCGCAACTCGCGGATGCCCGACGCGCTGGCCGCCGACCTCGACGCCGAATGCTCGGCCTGCCTGATGGGCGCCCGGCGTCTCACCGAACTGTTCGAGCGGTACGGCTGCGACACCGTCGAGGCGTGCTTCGACGCGATGATGGACGCGACCACCGAGACGTACCGGCGGGAGATCCTCAGCAAGATCCCGAAGGGCGAGTACACGTGGGAGGACTACGCCGAACACGACGGCGTCGACGAGCCCATGCTGCACCGGCAGCGGATCACGCTGACCAAGACCGGCCCGGAGGACGAGGGCGGCGAACGCCTCATCCTCGACTTCAACGGCACCGGCCCGCAGGCGAAGGGTCCGATCAACCACTGCGGTGACTACGCCGACGGCAACTTCCTCATCAAGTGGCTCGCGCCGATTCTGCGGAACCTCGCGGACAGTCCCGAGCGGATGGCGGAACTCGACGTCAACGAGGGCGTCGTGCCGTTGATCGAGATGAAGTTCCCGGAGAAGGGCACCCTGATCACGCCGATCTTCCCGGCGCCCACCAACGCCCGCACGTTCGTGATCCTGCGGCTGCTCGGCGTGCTCGCCGGCGTCGTCGCGAAGGCCGTCGACGGCAACATGCCCGCCGACCAGGAGACCATCCGGTACACCGGGGTGTACGGCGAGGACTTCGACGGGCATTCGTACCTGATGCGGGAGGTGCTCGGCGGCGGGTCCGGCGGCAGGCACTACGCGGACGGTGAGGACACCATCCACGTCGTTCCCGACTCGCGGAACCTGCCGACCGAGTTCACCGAGAGCCGGTTCCCGTTCATCGTCGAGAAGCTGGGCCTGGCGAAGGACTCCGGCGGCGCCGGACGCTACCGGGGCGGCCTGGGCTACGAGAAGCACATCCGGATGCTCAAGGACGCGAACTTCATGTCCATCGCCGACCGCTCGATCCTCTCCTGCTGGGGAGTCAAGGGCGGCAAGGCCGGACGGCCCTTCTCCGTGGTCCTCGACCCGGGCGGCCCGAACGAGCGCGAGTTCGACGCGCTGACCGACGCCGAACCGATCAAGGCCGGCGAGGTGGTGCGGATCCGCACCACCGGTGGCGGCGGCTGGGGCGACCCCCTCGATCGTCCGATCGAGGAAGTCGTCCGGGACGTGCTGTGGGGCAAGGTGTCCGCCGAGGGTGCCCGCGCCGACTACGGTGTGGTGCTGACGTCGTCGGACGGGGAGCCGGTCGTGGACGCCGACGCCACCGAGGCGCTGCGCGAGCAGATGCGCGACAGCCGCGGCCTGGACGAGCCGTTCTTCGACCGCGGTCCCGGCTACGAACGCCTCTCCGGCGGTGCGAAGTTCGCCGAGTTCGACTTCATCGACCGGTGA
- a CDS encoding NmrA family NAD(P)-binding protein, whose protein sequence is MTESVSRGAGIAVVGAAGKTGAAVVAALDGLADVRRVVHTARRSGDHAVDLETGAGLAGALSGCRGVYFIAPNVHPDEPALVRRALSAAADAGVEHFVYHSVAWPYTPAMPHHVDKARCEDELRTFGGLRWTVLQPCAYAENFAAVLDGTATAVDVPYSPDARFSFVRLTDVAEVAARVLVDGADVHHGATYELGGPQALSVRDLCDRANGPVSVKQVSVDEWMSRHGQSLSDDGRARLSAMFEFYDRHGFTAGHAVFESLLGRPPR, encoded by the coding sequence ATGACCGAGTCAGTCTCCCGCGGCGCCGGCATCGCCGTCGTCGGCGCCGCAGGGAAGACCGGAGCCGCCGTCGTGGCGGCGCTCGACGGACTCGCCGACGTACGCCGGGTGGTGCACACCGCCCGGCGTTCCGGCGATCACGCCGTCGACCTCGAGACCGGGGCGGGACTGGCCGGCGCGCTGTCGGGGTGCCGGGGCGTGTACTTCATCGCCCCGAATGTGCATCCCGACGAGCCGGCCCTCGTGCGCCGGGCTCTCTCGGCCGCCGCCGACGCCGGCGTCGAGCATTTCGTCTACCACTCGGTCGCGTGGCCGTACACCCCGGCGATGCCGCACCACGTCGACAAGGCGCGGTGCGAGGACGAACTGAGGACGTTCGGCGGGCTCCGGTGGACCGTCCTGCAGCCGTGCGCCTACGCGGAGAACTTCGCCGCGGTCCTCGACGGCACGGCCACCGCGGTCGACGTGCCGTACAGCCCCGACGCCCGGTTCTCGTTCGTGCGCCTCACCGACGTCGCGGAGGTGGCGGCCCGCGTCCTCGTCGACGGCGCGGACGTCCACCACGGCGCCACCTACGAGCTCGGCGGCCCGCAGGCCCTCAGCGTGCGGGACCTCTGCGACCGGGCGAACGGTCCGGTGTCGGTGAAGCAGGTGTCCGTCGACGAGTGGATGTCGCGGCACGGGCAGTCGCTGTCCGACGACGGTCGTGCCCGGTTGTCCGCGATGTTCGAGTTCTACGACCGGCACGGGTTCACCGCGGGCCACGCCGTGTTCGAGTCGCTGCTCGGCCGTCCACCCAGGTGA
- a CDS encoding PhoX family protein: MSLKPLALFVNHDGASSRASVTCQYKCGNACSHDVPNTSHGEYFRDIARAALSRRGMLRGTGMAVLAVGAGSALVACSDDSGSGSVSGTGGSDGGTPAGTSFDAVAPNTEDAVVVPEGYEQAVVIRWGDPVLPGAPAFDFDNQTAQAQAQQFGFNNDFAGLLPVEGQPNTFLLVVNHEYTTEPFMFKGYDAENPSPEQFQTALAAHGLSVVQVKGESSSGALTPDFGPYNRRITATTEFVVTGPAAGSEFLKTSADPTGTKVLGTLNNCSGGVTPWGTVLSGEENFNQYFANAELVTDPAVATRLKRYGVEGAASERKWERFDKRFDLAQEPNEVNRFGWVVEVDPWDATSAPVKHTALGRFKHEAATIHVTDDGTVVAYSGDDERFDYMYKFVSSRKMMDGNSQAAVRNNMTLLDAGTLYVAKFAGNSADQIDGSGALPSSGTFDGTGEWIPLLRTGEDGRGESLVDGMSAEEVAVFTRQAGDKVGATKMDRPEDFEPSPTTGKVYVALTNNTKRGVDGAAAADEANPRNNNKNGQVLELTDDHAGTEFTWNLLLVCGDPTAADTYFGGFDKASVSPISCPDNLAFDPHGNLWISTDGNALKSNDGLFSVVLDGANRGETKQFLSVPKGAETCGPIVSEERVTVCVQHPGELDGASADNPASHWPDGGDTQPRPAVVAVWKSGGRIGV, translated from the coding sequence GTGAGTTTGAAACCCCTCGCACTGTTCGTCAACCATGACGGCGCGTCCTCACGCGCCTCCGTCACCTGCCAGTACAAGTGCGGCAACGCGTGCTCCCACGACGTGCCCAACACCTCGCACGGCGAATACTTCCGCGACATCGCCCGCGCCGCCCTGTCGCGGCGCGGGATGCTGCGCGGGACGGGGATGGCCGTCCTCGCCGTCGGCGCGGGCAGTGCGCTGGTGGCCTGCTCCGACGACTCCGGCAGCGGAAGCGTCTCCGGCACGGGCGGTTCGGACGGTGGCACCCCGGCCGGAACGAGCTTCGACGCCGTCGCCCCCAACACCGAGGACGCCGTCGTCGTCCCCGAAGGGTACGAGCAGGCCGTCGTGATCCGCTGGGGCGACCCGGTGCTGCCCGGGGCCCCCGCGTTCGACTTCGACAACCAGACCGCCCAGGCGCAGGCGCAGCAGTTCGGGTTCAACAACGACTTCGCCGGACTGCTGCCGGTCGAGGGGCAGCCGAACACCTTCCTGCTGGTGGTCAACCACGAGTACACCACCGAACCGTTCATGTTCAAGGGATACGACGCCGAGAACCCGTCGCCGGAGCAGTTCCAGACGGCGCTCGCCGCCCACGGACTGTCCGTGGTGCAGGTGAAGGGTGAATCCAGCTCGGGCGCGCTCACTCCCGACTTCGGGCCGTACAACCGGCGCATCACGGCGACGACGGAATTCGTCGTCACCGGTCCCGCCGCGGGCAGCGAGTTCCTGAAGACGTCCGCGGACCCGACGGGCACGAAGGTGCTCGGCACGCTCAACAACTGTTCCGGTGGCGTCACCCCGTGGGGCACGGTGCTGTCGGGGGAGGAGAACTTCAACCAGTACTTCGCGAACGCCGAACTGGTCACCGACCCCGCCGTCGCCACGCGGCTGAAGCGGTACGGCGTGGAAGGTGCTGCCTCCGAGCGCAAGTGGGAGCGTTTCGACAAGCGTTTCGACCTCGCCCAGGAGCCGAACGAGGTCAACCGCTTCGGCTGGGTCGTCGAGGTCGACCCGTGGGACGCGACGTCCGCGCCCGTCAAGCACACGGCGCTGGGCCGGTTCAAGCACGAGGCCGCCACCATCCACGTCACCGACGACGGCACGGTCGTGGCGTACAGCGGCGACGACGAACGCTTCGACTACATGTACAAGTTCGTCTCCAGCCGGAAGATGATGGACGGCAACAGCCAGGCCGCCGTCCGCAACAACATGACGCTGCTCGACGCGGGCACGCTGTACGTCGCGAAGTTCGCCGGCAACTCCGCGGACCAGATCGACGGGTCGGGGGCGCTACCGTCGAGCGGCACGTTCGACGGCACCGGGGAGTGGATCCCGCTGCTGCGCACCGGCGAGGACGGCCGCGGCGAGTCGCTCGTCGACGGCATGAGCGCCGAGGAGGTGGCGGTGTTCACCCGGCAGGCCGGCGACAAGGTCGGTGCCACCAAGATGGACCGCCCCGAGGACTTCGAGCCCAGCCCGACCACCGGCAAGGTGTACGTGGCGCTGACCAACAACACCAAGCGCGGCGTCGACGGCGCGGCGGCGGCCGACGAGGCCAACCCGCGGAACAACAACAAGAACGGCCAGGTCCTCGAACTCACCGACGACCACGCCGGCACCGAGTTCACCTGGAACCTGCTGCTCGTGTGCGGCGACCCGACGGCGGCCGACACCTACTTCGGCGGGTTCGACAAGGCGAGCGTCAGCCCGATCTCCTGCCCCGACAACCTGGCGTTCGACCCGCACGGCAACCTGTGGATCTCCACCGACGGCAACGCGCTGAAGTCGAACGACGGCCTGTTCAGCGTCGTCCTCGACGGCGCGAACCGCGGGGAGACCAAGCAGTTCCTCTCCGTGCCCAAGGGCGCCGAGACGTGCGGTCCGATCGTCAGCGAGGAGCGGGTCACGGTGTGCGTGCAGCACCCGGGTGAACTGGACGGCGCGAGCGCCGACAACCCGGCGTCGCACTGGCCCGACGGCGGCGACACGCAGCCACGTCCCGCCGTCGTCGCGGTCTGGAAGTCGGGCGGCCGGATCGGCGTCTGA
- a CDS encoding PHP domain-containing protein, with amino-acid sequence MDAVDALREIAFWLERSRDEGPRIGAFRRAADVLESSTAEEREALAANGWVYLPDIGSEAAAIIRECADAVPLYLTYLRGSAEPIGLGGTELLEALRGDLHTHSDWSDGRCQLREMMRRAAALGHDYCAITDHSPRLTVANGLSSEQLLVQLNVVAELNVELAPFRVLTGIEVDILDDGSLDQDDDLLADLDIVVASVHSHLDTDRATTTKRMLQAVKSPHVDVLGHCTGRLVEGIRGPRPESKFDAERVFDACREYGTAVEINSRPERRDPPGRLIDLALNSGCKFSIDTDAHTTGHLAWQGYACERAAERGVEPSDVINTLPVAELLEWTGAPIRQ; translated from the coding sequence ATGGACGCCGTCGATGCGCTGCGGGAAATTGCGTTCTGGCTCGAGCGTTCGCGCGACGAGGGACCCAGGATCGGCGCCTTCCGCCGGGCGGCCGATGTGCTCGAGTCCTCGACCGCCGAGGAGCGGGAAGCCCTGGCGGCGAACGGCTGGGTATACCTGCCCGACATCGGCTCCGAGGCGGCCGCGATCATCCGTGAGTGCGCCGATGCGGTGCCGCTGTACCTGACATATCTGCGCGGTTCGGCGGAACCGATCGGGCTGGGCGGAACGGAACTGCTCGAGGCCCTCCGCGGCGACCTGCACACCCATTCGGATTGGTCGGACGGCCGGTGCCAGCTCCGGGAGATGATGCGGCGCGCGGCCGCGCTGGGGCACGACTACTGCGCGATCACCGACCACTCGCCGCGGCTGACGGTCGCGAACGGGCTGTCTTCGGAGCAACTGCTCGTCCAGTTGAACGTGGTCGCCGAACTGAACGTCGAGCTGGCGCCGTTCCGGGTGCTCACCGGCATCGAGGTCGACATCCTCGACGACGGCTCCCTCGACCAGGACGACGACCTGCTCGCCGACCTGGACATCGTGGTCGCGAGCGTGCACTCGCACCTGGACACCGATCGGGCGACGACGACCAAGCGGATGCTGCAGGCCGTCAAGTCTCCGCACGTCGACGTGCTCGGGCACTGCACCGGCCGGCTCGTCGAGGGGATCCGGGGACCGCGGCCCGAATCGAAATTCGACGCGGAACGCGTGTTCGACGCGTGCCGCGAGTACGGCACCGCGGTGGAGATCAACTCCCGTCCCGAGCGCCGCGACCCGCCGGGACGGCTGATCGACCTCGCACTGAACAGCGGCTGCAAGTTCTCCATCGACACCGACGCGCACACCACCGGGCACCTCGCCTGGCAGGGCTACGCGTGCGAGCGCGCCGCCGAACGCGGAGTCGAGCCGTCGGATGTGATCAACACCCTGCCCGTGGCCGAGTTGCTGGAGTGGACCGGCGCGCCGATTCGGCAATGA
- a CDS encoding LutC/YkgG family protein — translation MTARAEILSRIRSAIADAPAPEPVPRDYHREPASGPGDVELFAHTVDDYRAQVHRADETTVVEIVTGLIAEGKRAVVPPDLPQSWRPRGDVVVDRAPAELSTLELDAIDVVVTGCTLGIAATGTIVLDGGAGQGRRALTLVPDHHICIVRTDQIVDTVPQAFQTLDPTAPLTFISGPSATSDIELNRVEGVHGPRTLDVVIVR, via the coding sequence ATGACCGCACGCGCAGAGATACTGTCCCGGATCCGGTCAGCAATCGCCGACGCGCCGGCCCCCGAACCCGTTCCCCGCGACTACCACCGCGAGCCGGCGTCCGGCCCCGGCGACGTCGAGTTGTTCGCGCACACCGTCGACGACTACCGCGCACAGGTCCACCGCGCCGACGAGACCACCGTCGTCGAGATCGTCACCGGACTGATCGCGGAGGGGAAGCGGGCCGTCGTCCCACCGGACCTTCCGCAGTCGTGGCGACCGCGCGGTGACGTCGTCGTCGACCGCGCACCCGCCGAACTGTCGACGCTCGAACTCGACGCCATCGACGTGGTCGTCACCGGCTGCACCCTCGGGATCGCCGCCACCGGGACCATCGTGCTCGACGGCGGCGCAGGTCAGGGCCGGCGGGCGCTGACCCTGGTCCCGGACCATCACATCTGCATCGTGCGCACCGACCAGATCGTCGACACCGTGCCGCAGGCCTTCCAGACGCTCGACCCGACCGCACCGCTGACGTTCATCAGCGGTCCCAGCGCCACCAGCGACATCGAACTCAACCGCGTCGAAGGCGTGCACGGTCCCCGGACGCTGGACGTCGTGATCGTGCGCTGA
- a CDS encoding LutB/LldF family L-lactate oxidation iron-sulfur protein, protein MTTFLGSPTFHPGTGNIRGTESFPDAARKALTDTQLRANLGAATTTIRNKRIAAVAEVDDWEELRRAGSALKADVMARLPELLVQFEENVTARGGTVHWARDADEANRIITDLVRATGSDEVVKVKSMATQETGLNEHLEENGIAAIETDLAELIVQLGEDKPSHILVPAIHRNRAEIREIFLNAMPGVDKDITDDPRALAMAARAHLRRKFLSAKVAISGANFGVAETGTLAVVESEGNGRMCLTLPDTLITLMGIEKLVPTFTDLEVFMQLLPRSSTAERMNPYTSMWTGVHPGDGPQNFHVVLLDNGRTNVLADETGRSALHCIRCSACLNVCPVYERAGGHAYGSVYPGPIGAILSPQLTGTTGHDDPNASLPYASTLCGACFDACPVRIDIPSILVHLRAEQVDSERHGLPGGQDLAMKAAGFVMGSEKRFAAAETAAKVGRVLGGRSGRITSLPYPASKWTASRDLPAPPKETFRQWWARTHEDTTR, encoded by the coding sequence ATGACCACTTTCCTCGGCTCACCCACCTTCCACCCGGGCACCGGAAACATCCGGGGCACAGAATCTTTCCCTGACGCGGCCCGGAAGGCGCTCACCGACACCCAGCTGCGCGCCAACCTCGGCGCCGCCACCACCACCATCCGCAACAAGCGGATCGCCGCGGTCGCCGAGGTCGACGACTGGGAGGAACTGCGACGGGCCGGCAGCGCCCTGAAGGCGGACGTGATGGCCCGGCTCCCCGAACTGCTCGTGCAGTTCGAGGAGAACGTCACCGCCCGCGGCGGCACCGTCCACTGGGCACGCGACGCGGACGAGGCGAACCGGATCATCACCGACCTCGTCCGGGCCACCGGCTCCGACGAGGTGGTGAAGGTCAAGTCGATGGCCACGCAGGAGACGGGCCTCAACGAGCATCTCGAGGAGAACGGGATCGCGGCGATCGAAACCGACCTCGCCGAACTCATCGTCCAACTCGGCGAGGACAAACCGAGCCACATCCTGGTGCCCGCCATCCACCGCAACCGCGCCGAAATCCGGGAGATCTTCCTGAACGCGATGCCGGGCGTCGACAAGGACATCACCGACGACCCCCGGGCGCTGGCGATGGCCGCGCGGGCACACCTGCGTCGAAAGTTCCTGTCCGCCAAGGTCGCGATCAGCGGTGCGAACTTCGGGGTCGCGGAGACCGGAACCCTCGCGGTGGTGGAATCGGAGGGCAACGGACGGATGTGCCTCACCCTCCCCGACACGCTCATCACCCTCATGGGCATCGAGAAACTGGTCCCCACGTTCACCGACCTCGAGGTGTTCATGCAACTGCTGCCGCGGTCGTCCACCGCCGAGCGGATGAACCCGTACACCTCCATGTGGACCGGGGTGCACCCCGGCGACGGTCCGCAGAACTTCCACGTCGTCCTCCTCGACAACGGTCGCACCAACGTCCTCGCGGACGAGACCGGGCGGTCCGCGCTGCACTGCATCCGCTGCAGCGCCTGCCTGAACGTGTGCCCCGTGTACGAGCGGGCGGGCGGGCACGCGTACGGGTCGGTCTACCCCGGGCCGATCGGCGCGATCCTCAGCCCGCAACTCACCGGGACCACCGGCCACGACGACCCGAACGCGTCACTGCCCTACGCGTCCACCCTGTGCGGCGCCTGCTTCGACGCCTGCCCCGTGCGCATCGACATCCCCAGCATTCTCGTGCACCTGCGCGCGGAACAGGTCGACTCCGAACGGCACGGACTGCCGGGCGGCCAGGACCTCGCGATGAAGGCCGCCGGCTTCGTGATGGGGTCGGAGAAACGGTTCGCCGCCGCCGAGACGGCGGCCAAGGTCGGCCGGGTGCTGGGCGGCCGGTCCGGACGCATCACGTCGCTGCCGTACCCGGCGTCGAAATGGACCGCGAGCCGCGACCTGCCCGCCCCGCCGAAGGAGACGTTCCGACAATGGTGGGCCCGCACTCACGAGGACACGACACGATGA
- a CDS encoding (Fe-S)-binding protein, producing the protein MRIALFATCLADALFPESATATVRLLERLGHEVVFPPKQTCCGQMHVNTGYQAEALPLVRHHVEAFESGPSWDVAVAPSGSCVGSVRHQHAMVARRYGDESLATRAEDVASRTYELSELLVDVLGVTEVGAYYPHRVTYHPTCHSLRMLRVADKPLQLLRAVRGMTLIELPAAESCCGFGGTFALKNSETSTAMLADKMGNVLSTGAEVCSAGDSSCLMHIGGGLSRLRSGVRTVHLAEILASTEKIGSNA; encoded by the coding sequence ATGAGAATCGCCCTGTTCGCCACCTGCCTGGCGGATGCCCTGTTCCCCGAATCCGCCACCGCCACCGTCCGCCTCCTCGAGCGGCTCGGCCACGAGGTCGTGTTCCCGCCGAAGCAGACGTGCTGCGGGCAGATGCACGTCAACACCGGCTACCAGGCCGAGGCGCTGCCGCTCGTCCGTCACCACGTGGAGGCGTTCGAGAGCGGACCGTCGTGGGACGTCGCGGTGGCCCCGTCCGGTTCGTGCGTCGGATCCGTCCGGCACCAGCACGCGATGGTCGCCCGCCGGTACGGGGACGAATCGCTCGCGACCCGCGCCGAGGACGTCGCGTCCCGGACGTACGAACTGTCGGAACTGCTCGTCGACGTCCTCGGTGTCACCGAGGTCGGCGCCTACTACCCGCACCGGGTCACGTACCACCCGACGTGCCACTCGCTGCGGATGCTGCGCGTCGCCGACAAACCGCTGCAACTGCTGCGCGCGGTGCGGGGGATGACCCTGATCGAGCTGCCCGCGGCCGAATCCTGTTGCGGCTTCGGCGGAACGTTCGCGCTGAAGAACTCCGAGACGTCGACCGCGATGCTCGCCGACAAGATGGGCAACGTCCTGAGCACCGGCGCCGAGGTGTGCAGCGCGGGCGACTCGTCCTGCCTGATGCACATCGGCGGCGGGCTGTCCCGGCTGCGCAGCGGCGTCCGCACCGTCCACCTCGCCGAGATCCTGGCGAGCACCGAGAAGATCGGGAGCAACGCATGA
- a CDS encoding FadR/GntR family transcriptional regulator yields the protein MRTHEVVLHRIEQDLAAGKLTVGGRLPAERALAEELGVGRSSVREAMRVLEAMGIVRTAVGSGPDAGAIVAADPAASIGAALRLHMATRTLPIRDVVQTRTLLESWAVQEAAGQSGDLDFSAIDALLDAMDDEDLSPEAFHRLDADLHVAMAGLAGNVLVEAMMVSLRDSIHGYVIQAVPLLDDWPAVATHLRCEHRGIVAALRAGRGVEAAGLVREHIEGFYGRFAPVRG from the coding sequence GTGCGCACACACGAGGTCGTCCTGCACCGCATCGAGCAGGATCTGGCGGCCGGCAAACTCACCGTCGGCGGTCGTCTGCCCGCCGAGCGCGCACTGGCCGAGGAACTGGGCGTCGGACGCTCGTCCGTCCGCGAGGCCATGCGGGTGCTCGAGGCGATGGGCATCGTCCGCACCGCCGTCGGCTCCGGGCCGGACGCGGGCGCGATCGTCGCCGCCGACCCGGCCGCGTCGATCGGCGCGGCCCTGCGACTGCACATGGCGACGCGCACCCTGCCGATCCGCGACGTCGTCCAGACACGCACGCTGCTCGAGTCGTGGGCGGTGCAGGAGGCCGCCGGGCAGTCCGGTGACCTGGACTTCTCGGCCATCGACGCGCTGCTCGACGCGATGGACGACGAAGACCTCTCCCCGGAGGCGTTCCACCGCCTCGACGCCGACCTGCACGTCGCGATGGCCGGACTCGCCGGAAACGTCCTCGTCGAGGCGATGATGGTCTCGCTCCGCGACTCCATCCACGGCTACGTCATCCAGGCGGTTCCGCTGCTCGACGACTGGCCCGCGGTCGCGACCCACCTCCGCTGCGAGCACCGCGGTATCGTCGCCGCCCTCCGCGCCGGACGCGGCGTCGAGGCCGCCGGTCTGGTGCGCGAGCACATCGAGGGGTTCTACGGGCGCTTCGCGCCCGTGCGTGGGTAA
- a CDS encoding GntR family transcriptional regulator — MDLTSSNALRGDAHSRLAAHRGLLERTSRTTRVAGILRDAIIDGTFQPGARLSEPDICAALDVSRNTVREAFQILIEDRLVAHELNRGVFVRVPTAEDITELYICRRVVECAGVNGFDPETGDLSGVAEALNLADERFAVEDWTGVGTADIYFHIALASLNKSNRIDELMRSVWNEARLVFHVMDDAHRFHGPYLTRNHEIYDALVAGNTEAAGQLLKTYLEDAEAQILGAYRPVSG; from the coding sequence GTGGACTTGACCAGCTCGAATGCCCTTCGCGGCGATGCGCATTCCCGCCTGGCCGCTCACCGCGGCCTGCTCGAACGCACCAGCAGGACTACCCGGGTCGCCGGCATTCTGCGGGACGCCATCATCGACGGAACGTTCCAACCAGGGGCGCGACTGTCCGAACCCGACATCTGCGCCGCCCTCGACGTCTCCCGCAACACCGTCCGCGAGGCCTTCCAGATCCTCATCGAAGACCGCCTCGTCGCGCACGAACTCAACCGCGGCGTCTTCGTCCGCGTGCCCACCGCCGAGGACATCACCGAGCTCTACATCTGCCGGCGCGTCGTCGAATGCGCCGGCGTCAACGGATTCGACCCCGAGACCGGCGACCTGTCCGGCGTCGCCGAGGCCCTCAACCTGGCCGACGAGCGGTTCGCCGTCGAGGACTGGACCGGCGTCGGCACCGCCGACATCTACTTCCACATCGCCCTCGCCAGCCTCAACAAGAGCAACCGCATCGACGAACTCATGCGCAGCGTGTGGAACGAGGCGCGGCTCGTCTTCCACGTCATGGACGACGCCCACCGCTTCCACGGGCCGTACCTCACCCGTAACCACGAGATCTACGACGCTCTCGTCGCCGGCAACACCGAAGCCGCAGGTCAGCTACTCAAGACGTACCTCGAAGACGCCGAGGCGCAGATCCTGGGGGCGTACCGCCCCGTGAGCGGTTGA